In the Nocardia asteroides genome, GACGTCAAGGGCTACAAGATCCCCGGCGGCACCCCGGCCTCGCCCGCCTTCGCGGCCAACCTGCCCGCCTTCCCGGCGAACCTGCGCAAGCAGCTCAAGGGCGCCAACATGCCCGCCCCGCGCGCCATCCTCTCGGCCGCGGTCGAGGGCTCGCAGGTCGGCTTCGACGACGCCTCGCTGATCGAGTCGCGCTACTTCGTGCACCTGCTCACCGGGCCGGTCGCGAAGAACATGATCCAGGCGTTCTTCTTCGACCTGCAGACCATCAACAACGGTGGTTCGCGGCCGAAGGACGTGCCGAAGCGCGAGATCACCAAGGTCGGCGTGCTCGGCGCGGGCATGATGGGCGCGGGCATCGCGTACGTCTCCGCCAAGGCCGGGTTCGAGGTCGTGCTCAAGGACGTCACCATCGAGGCGGCCGAGCGCGGCAAGAACTACTCCGAGAAGATCGAGGCCAAGGCGCTCTCCCGGGGCCGCACCACCGAGGAGAAGTCCAAGGCGCTGCTGGCCCGGATCACGCCCACCGCCGATCCGGCCGACTTCGCGGGCGTCGACTTCGTGGTCGAGGCGGTCTTCGAGAACACCGAGCTCAAGCACAAGGTGTTCCAGGAGATCGAGGACATCGTCGCCCCCGACGCGCTGCTCGGCTCGAACACCTCCACCCTGCCGATCACCGGTCTCGCGAACGGTGTGAAGCGGCAGGAGGACTTCATCGGGATCCACTTCTTCTCGCCCGTCGACAAGATGCCGCTGGTCGAGATCATCCGCGGTGAGAAGACCTCGGACGAGGCGCTGGCCAGGGTGTTCGACTACACCCTCGCGATCAAGAAGACCCCGATCGTGGTCAACGACAGCCGCGGCTTCTTCACCTCGCGGGTGATCGGCACCTTCGTCAACGAGGCGATCGCCATGCTCACGGAGGGCATCGAGCCCGCCACCATCGAGCAGGCGGGGCTGCACGCGGGCTACCCGGCCGCGCCGCTGCAGCTGACCGACGAGCTGAACATGAAGCTCATGCAGAAGATCGCCAGGGAGACCCAGGAGGCGGCCGAGCGGGGCGACATCACCCTCGGCGCCGAGCGGCACCCGGCGCTCGACGTCATCGACTTCATGGTCGAGCAGGGCCGCCCGGGCCGGCTGGAGAAGGCCGGCTTCTTCGAGTACGACGAGGACGGCAAGCGCCTGCACATCTGGCAGGGCATCCGGGATCACTACAAGACCAGCACCGAGCTGCAGGTCCCGTTCCAGGATCTGATCGACCGGATGCTGTTCGCCGAGGCCATCGAGACCCAGAAGTGCTTCGACGAAGGGGTGCTCACCTCGACCGCCGACGCCAATATCGGCTCGATCTTCGGTATCGGCTTCCCGGCCTGGACCGGTGGCGTGCACCAGTTCATCGTCGGCTACCCGGGTGGGCAGGAGGCCTTCGTGGCCCGTGCCGACTACCTGGCCGAGAAGTACGGCCGGCGCTTCGAGGTTCCGGCCTCGCTGCGCAAGTAGCAGGCAAGCCCGACGGGCCCGTCACCGCATCGCGGTGGCGGGCCCGTCGCTTTTCCCGCTGCACGGATCCGGGAAGCGCGCACCGTGTTTCGCTGTGGTGAACGGCACGGCGTTCGGTGACCGTACGGTTTGTGGTGTTCTTCACTCCTACTCGTGAGTTCGGCTATTTTTATCGCGTGTTAGTCGGGCGGACGGGTCGGGCCGTTGCAGGTGTATTGGCAGGTGCGGCACTCGTGCTGCCGGGGGGAGCGCCGATGGCGGGGGCCGCGCCGCCCCCGGTCCGGCTCCTCGGTGAACAGGTGCTTCCCTTCGGGCTGGAGTTCGACGGGACGGCGGTGGGCGGACTCTCCGGGATCGATTTCGCCGCGCGCACCGGCGAATACGTCCTGATCAGCGACGATCGCTCGGAACGCGACCCGGCCCGGTTCTACACCGCGCGGTTCGCCGTGGACGACAGGGGCATCGGCCCGATCACGCTCACCGGGACGCACCCGCTCCAGGCCCCCGATGGCGGTGAATACAGCGCGCTCTCGGTGGATCCCGAGGAGATCCGGGTGGATCCGCGCACCGGTGACTTCGTCTGGACCCAGGAGGGCGAGCGGTTCGAAGACCTGCTCATCGACCCGGCGACCCGGATCGCGCACCCGGACGGCGGCTACGCGGGCGAGCTCCCGATCGCGGGCAACACCGCCATGCGGGTGAATGCGGGCCCGCGCCGCAATGCCGGCCTCGAGGGCGCCACCTTCGCCGCCGACGGCATGCTCTTCGTGACCGCGCTGGAGGGGCCGCTGCTGCAGGACGGTCCCGAGCCGAGCGCCGCCGCGGGCGCGTCGGTCCGGCTCACCGTGCAGGCGCGCTCGGGGCCGGTGCTCGCGCAGTACGCCTACCCGGTGGAGCCGATCTTCGCGCCCGGCGACGGCAACAACGGCGTCTCGAGCATCCTCGCCGAGAACCCGCTCGACCCCACCAAGCTGCTGGTGCTGGAGCGGGGCTACGTGCCGGGGCAGGGCAACCGGATCCGGATCTTCCGCGCCGACATCGCGGGCGCGGGCACCGTGCTGGACAAGCCGATCGGCGGCGCCAAACCGGTCGGCAAGCAACTGGTGGCCGATCTCACCCAGCTCGGCCTCGGCCACGTGGACAATATCGAGGGGATGACCTGGGGGCCGCGGCTCGCCACCGGTGAGCGCACGCTGATCCTCGTGAGCGACAACAACTTCGACGACAAGCAGAAGACGCAGGTGATCGCGCTGGCGCTGCGCTGATCGGAACCTCCGATCGGTCGTACGCCGCCGCGCCGGGCGGAAGCGCACCGGACCGGCATTCGGCGCGCTACTTTGGAAGGTGTGCGCCACGCCGTCGAGTGAGGTCGAGGTGGTCCGGTGAACCTACCCTCGCCGGAACGGGCGGCCCCCGACCGGGGACCGGCCGGATCCGAGACCAGCAGGCACCTGCCCGACCCGGGCCCGGCCGACGAGCTGGAGGAGATCGTCGCCGAGCTGGCCGGGATGGGGCTCGCCGAGGCGGCGACCATCGGCCGCGGCGGCTTCGGCGTCGTCTTCCGCTGCGTGCAGGCCGCGCTCGGCCGGGTGGTCGCGG is a window encoding:
- a CDS encoding 3-hydroxyacyl-CoA dehydrogenase NAD-binding domain-containing protein — its product is MSEANMIGWERDSDGIVVLTMDDPNQGANTMNELYKKSMTATVDRLVAEKDDITGVVLTSAKKTFFAGGDLKNMMHVGPDDAQALFDELAEIKGALRKLETLGKPVVAAINGAALGGGLEIALATHHRIAADVPGSQIGLPEATLGLLPAGGGIIRTVRKLGLQVALMQVLLQGQRNKPAKAKEIGLVDELVGSVDELVPAAKAWIKANPEGGVQPWDVKGYKIPGGTPASPAFAANLPAFPANLRKQLKGANMPAPRAILSAAVEGSQVGFDDASLIESRYFVHLLTGPVAKNMIQAFFFDLQTINNGGSRPKDVPKREITKVGVLGAGMMGAGIAYVSAKAGFEVVLKDVTIEAAERGKNYSEKIEAKALSRGRTTEEKSKALLARITPTADPADFAGVDFVVEAVFENTELKHKVFQEIEDIVAPDALLGSNTSTLPITGLANGVKRQEDFIGIHFFSPVDKMPLVEIIRGEKTSDEALARVFDYTLAIKKTPIVVNDSRGFFTSRVIGTFVNEAIAMLTEGIEPATIEQAGLHAGYPAAPLQLTDELNMKLMQKIARETQEAAERGDITLGAERHPALDVIDFMVEQGRPGRLEKAGFFEYDEDGKRLHIWQGIRDHYKTSTELQVPFQDLIDRMLFAEAIETQKCFDEGVLTSTADANIGSIFGIGFPAWTGGVHQFIVGYPGGQEAFVARADYLAEKYGRRFEVPASLRK
- a CDS encoding esterase-like activity of phytase family protein translates to MAGAAPPPVRLLGEQVLPFGLEFDGTAVGGLSGIDFAARTGEYVLISDDRSERDPARFYTARFAVDDRGIGPITLTGTHPLQAPDGGEYSALSVDPEEIRVDPRTGDFVWTQEGERFEDLLIDPATRIAHPDGGYAGELPIAGNTAMRVNAGPRRNAGLEGATFAADGMLFVTALEGPLLQDGPEPSAAAGASVRLTVQARSGPVLAQYAYPVEPIFAPGDGNNGVSSILAENPLDPTKLLVLERGYVPGQGNRIRIFRADIAGAGTVLDKPIGGAKPVGKQLVADLTQLGLGHVDNIEGMTWGPRLATGERTLILVSDNNFDDKQKTQVIALALR